One Verrucomicrobiota bacterium genomic window, CTGCATTGGCCTCACGAATCACTTCCAGGGCCCGATTGCGTCCTGCTTGCGGCCAGCCATTGGAATCCATGTCGGCCAGCATCAAATGGTGAGGCTGACAAAAGGGGGACTGATGGAGTACAGCCCGGAGAGCGGCTCCGTTTTGAGCCCAATCCCTGAGGAAATCAAGCTGACGTTCGCCTAATATTTGAAGATCTTCCCTGTCCAGGTTTCGTGTATCAAATTCCTTTTCATTGATCGTGTCCATCACCGGAATATTTCGTTCCCCACGCATGGCAAATAGCGGTTCCATGGCGTCGATCACATCCCCTGGAGCCGACTTGAATTTCCGGTCATTGATCAGTGCGAAACTGACGCCGCCCACGTCCAGACTGGTAGTGTAAACACGGATACCCTGTTCTATTGGTGTTGGATCGTAAGGATCCGGACGGTTACCCATCTGGGTGTATTCCACCATATTGACCCAATCCGGGTGCATACGATAACCACCCCAACAACGATCCTTGCCCATCGCCATGCCAGACTTTCCCCAAAGGTCGTTCGAAAAGACGTCGTGATCGTCCGGAACCATGACCGTCGGACGGTCCTTCAACAGATCGCGAAAACCAAGTATCGAGAGCCAGAACTTACCCAGATAATTGAGCGTCGCTCTCGGAACCTCCTCTTTTTCGGTGGCCAGGACCGTCCAATAACCCCCATTTGTTTCGTAGATCTGGTCTCCCGAAAAGAAGACCAGGTCGGGATCCTGAAGAAGGAGGTTTTCCACCAGAAATTGATTGGGAAACAATTCCGAGTGCGAACAGGACAAGCCGACCATAACAATAGTTTCCTTATCCATCGGATCCTTGCGAACCGTTCCGCTCCAGCTAGCCAGGGCTTCCCCGTCAGTTGAGTTCCAGCGGTAGGTTACCCGGTAGTCGTGGTCGATAGTGCTGTCCCAGTCATCCACCCGGAAAAGAGCGGCGCGGGACAAGGGTTCAATAGTGCTTTTTGCGACGGTGCTCCACCGCGAACCGGAACGGACCTGCAGTTCCGCCGTCTGCTTCGCCTCGTCCTCCATAGGCACGAAAAAGGCCATCAGTTTCAGCGTGTTGTTATGCAGCGTATATTGAGACCAGAGAATCGGCCCGAACGTTTGCTCCGGATGGGAGCTGAATTTTTCTCCGCTAAGCTCCCAGTCGGAAAACCAGAACTTCGGATGGTTCAGGTCATTGGCATCGCGCCGCTTGCGCATGGGAGGATTAAGTCCGTGACACGCGAGGGCCACGTTTCCGCTCAGGGATTCCCGCTCGATTGCCGATTCCAGAAAAGCTATTTCTTTGCCTGAAACAGAAACCGTCAATCGCACCTTGGCTACTTTGGCCGCATAGACAACGTTGAGTTCCAGCACGGCGTCCTTCATGTGGGTTGAATTGAGTAAGGACTCCGAGAATGCTGAGCCTATAAGCAGACGCCCATCCGTAGAGAAGCCGGCCTGCAGCGGTGGCTCCTGAATCAATTCTTCCGCAAAGCCACTTTCCAGGTCGTGCAATATATTCGACCGATAGTCATTCCGATGGCCTACTGCTCCAAATTTGAAGCCCACAAAGCCAGGCGAATTCTGCGAACTGCTTTGCCCTTCCATAAGCCCCAGGCGCACCCGCATTGAAAAATCTCCATTTCCCTCCTTTAACTGGTGAGTCAGTGCATGCACTTCGTTCACCCAACCCCCATGGGTGTTTTCGATTCGACCGTTAGAAAGCCTCCAGTTCATCAACGGATTGGTGAAGTATTCCGGACCAATCCAGCTCCGTGTTACACCATCTTGAAGAGGCGCTAAGTTTTGAGCAGAGGACGACAAAGTCCCTATCAGGAAAAGTGTCTGGAGAAGGAAACGTTTCAGGGACTTCATTATGATTTTTTGGGGTTTGCCGGGGCTCGGCGTTCCCGGGGATGCTACTTGGAAAAACACTAAATTATTTTGTTTATGTGATTCAAACCTTGTTACAGGCTGGAATGGCTTTGGATGCATCCGCCTTTGTACAACTTGTCGTGGAGTCACTAATAATGGGTTGAGAGTCTTGTTACAGTCGGCGAACCGTGGCGTAGTAGGCGCCAAGGGGAGTGCTGTCTGGTCCATGCAGAAATGTCCCCGTCAAGTCTACCGGTCCTTTATCCAAATCCAGAACAAAACGGGCAGCGTGGCTCCCGGAGTCAATTTTCAATTCGTGCCTGTCCTTATTGGTTTCAAGAATAGCAGAATGAATGGCAATGGCCTTTCCAGGCTCTTCGCGGAAAGCGGTGAGACCGGGTACAGGTTTTCCAGGCGAAAGGTCGGACTGAAGAGAAAGACCCAAGGACGGAGGCCAACGAGTAAGATTAATTTCATAACGACCCGCTTGATCTACCTCCAAATACCAGGTTCCCGTACCAGGTTTTCCACCGCGTATATAAGCCTGATGCCAGGGCGTAAGCTCGTCATTCGTAATCCAATCGTGACCGGTTAGTAGTGCGGGATTTTCGGCTGAGTTTCCAACCACGATGCGCGTTTCTTTTTCAAACCCCGGTGAAATACTAGCCCACCATTTCTCATAGTCTGACCGTAAGCGTTTCACCACTTCCGGATACCTGGAAGAAACATCGGTTTCCTGGCCTCGATCTTTTTTAATGTCATAAAGTTCCGTGCCGTTAATTAACCGCCACTGCCCTGTCATGGTGGATGACATACGCCACTTGATGGGATCGCGTACGCGCTGCGAGTCGGTAATAATGGTGCGATCCGGCCAAGGTGTGGGATTTTTATAAAGCAAAGGTGCCAAAGAACGACCATCGAAACTGTAGTCCAAGGGATAATTCAAGCCGCACAATTCTATCAAGGTGGGAAGCACATCGATATGCGCGGTCAGTTGGTCAATGTCCCTGGCTTCGGCCAATTTTCCTTCAGGCCAATGGAGGAAAAACGGCACCCGGTGTCCACCGTCATACTCGCTGGCTTTGCGACCTCTCATTCCTGCGTTGTAAATATTCTGGCCAGTGGCAGTTCCGTTATCCGTGGTAAAAATGAAAATGGTATTATCCGACACTCCTTTTTCCTCCAGATAAGCGCGCAGCTGACCAACGTTCTCGTCGGTGTTGGCGATCATGCCAAAGAAAATGGCTTCCTCATCCGATATCCCTTTTCCGGTATAAGGCTTCCAGTATTTATCCGGACTGTGGAAGGGTGAATGGGGAGCATTGGTGACAATGTAAGCCATGAACGGTTTTTCCTGGGATATACTCTCTCCGATAAAACGCGTGGCCTCCTGAAAATAGACGTCTGTGCAGTAGCCTTGGTATTTCTGAGACTTGCCATTGTGGATATAAGTGTCGTCGAAATAAGAGTTGTCCCAATAATCCGGAGTTTGGCCTACTCCACCGCCGCCGTGGTAAACTACTTCCTGGAATCCACGATCTTCGGGACGGTAAGGATAGTTGTCCCCCAAATGCCATTTGCCGAACATCCCGGTGGAATAGCCGTTGTCAGCGAACACTTGCCCGAAGGTAAGGGCTTCCGGACGTAGGAAGGAACGTCCCATAATAGTATGCCAGGGTCCGGCTCGGTTGGTGTAATGACCACTCATCAACGCCCCGCGTGTGGGAGCACAGGTCGGACTGACATGATAGTCGGTGAAACGGACGCTCTCATTATGGAGCGCATCCAGGAAAGGGGTCTGCAAAATGGGATTCCCGGTGCAGGCCAGATCGCCGTACCCCTGATCGTCCGTCATGACAAAGACCACATTTGGGCGGCTGCCCAATGCCCACACACTCGTTAATAGGAAAATAATTAAAAACAGTTTTGGTCGCATAAAATAAATATCAGATACGAATTAAATAGCCGGTGTAAGTATTATTTTGGACAAGCGTATCCAACCGCCGTTGTCCTCATCATCCAACTGGATCTTCAAACTGTGATTTCCCTTTTTTGCGATGTTGATGAGCCCGATACGCCGGGTCATATAACGCGGCATGGGACGCAGAATTTCAGTTTCTTGCTGATCCCAAGTATCACCCGTGTAAACGGGAACAAAAGTACGCATGTCGCCATCGATGCCTATCAGACCTTCCTTCAAGTCAGAATCCATGTCACAGGAGTATTCAATTTCCAGAATGTACTGCCCAGTTTCAGGTGAGTAAAACTCCCATTCAGCACTGCTGCCTTTCTTTTCCCATTCATGCAGGATGGGGAAATGCTGCCAATCACCAAAGATCTCCATCCAGCGGACTTTCTCCGTGTATTCGACCCCCTTGCGCTTTCCTTTAACGGCCAAGAATTCGTTGGTCTTACTGGGAACAACCCACTGTTTCGCATTGAACGAAATGGGTTCGCTATGATCCAGAACTATAACGGTAGCCTTAGGATCCGGTGAAACGGATGGCACCTGCAGGAAACGATCCTTTCCACTCTGCCCAATGCTCAAGGCTTGAGTATTTACAAGGAAACTGGCTTTTTCGATTTCGCCCGTCAATCCGGGTAACCAAACTCTGCCGTCTGTTGGCCAGTCACGAATGAATAAATAGGTTTTCCCCGGTTTTTGAGTCGCCTCAACCCACACCTGATTCCCCATATCGACAGGCCTGGAACCATAGATGGCTTCTGCATTGCGATGTACCCATTTCCCCACTTCGCGTAGAATAGTCAGGGATTCTTGCGGCACGCTGCCATCGCCCTTGGGGCCGATGTTAAACATGAAATTTCCTCCCTTGCAAAGGACCCGGATGAAACGATCGATGATCTCAGTATCCGTCTTCCAATTGTTATCCAGCACACTGTAAGCCCATGAATTATTGTGCGTATCGATACTTTCCCACAAGCCTTCTTTCAAGTAATCCGGTATCTGGCTGTCTCCCAAGGTTTCGAAATCGCCGAGGCCCTGGCCTATTCGACTATTGATTAGACAGTTTGGCTGCAAAGACTCGACCAATTCCTTTAGCTTAACGACGTCTTTTTCTGAAATCCCCTGGGGCGTATCAAACCAGATAAGACCAATCTCACCATACTGGGTAAGGATTTCCTTCACTTGAGGGATTACTTTTCCATACAGGTAATTTTCAAAATTCTTTTCGCTTTCCTCAAAATCCCAATCATTTCCGATGGCATCCTTCTCATGCCAATCCTGGGACTGTGAATAATAGAATCCCAGTTTTAGACCATGGCGTTTACAGGCCTCAGCCAGCAGTTTGATGGGATCTTTAGCGTAGGGCGTAGCGTCCACCACGTTGTAGGGGGAGGCCTTGGAGTGAAACATGGCAAATCCATCATGATGCTTGGAAGTAATCACGATGTATTTCATGCCGGCATCCACCGCCAATTGAGCGATTGCATCGGCGTCAAAATTGACCGGATTGAAGGATGAGGCCAACATCTCATAATGCTTCGCCGGAATCTTGGCACGATACATCAACCACTCGCTGATTCCGAAATACTTTTCGCCCTCCCAGATCCCGGCAGGATCGGAATAAAGCCCCCAATGAATGAACATGGCGAACTTGGAGTCCGGATACCATTGGTAATCCTTGTCGACGTGAATATTCTTTTTTGCGATTTCTCCCCAAAGCTTGTCCATTTGCTCCTTGCTCCTGACGGTTTCAGCAGAGGCATTTGATACCCAGATTAAGCTTACAACTCCGATAAGAAGTAAGCGGACCAGATTTCTTGTGTATACTGTAGAAATATTGAAAGACATCATTTTGAGAAGAACGGGGAAAAATCAAGCATGGGGCGAAAGGGGAGCGGGGAAAGACTGCATAACTACTTCAAAATGCTCCTAAGACCGCTTTCCCTTTCGATGGTATTTACCCCATGAACAGAACTACAATACATACAAAACAAGAAGAGTTTACCTTGAATAAACGAATTCGCTATCCTGTGTTTACAGGATGCGAATACTTACTTGGTTCAACTATATTAATTAAAGCTTAGACTCCGTCTGATCAGATTCCGTAAACTCCACCCAT contains:
- a CDS encoding alpha-L-fucosidase; translation: MMSFNISTVYTRNLVRLLLIGVVSLIWVSNASAETVRSKEQMDKLWGEIAKKNIHVDKDYQWYPDSKFAMFIHWGLYSDPAGIWEGEKYFGISEWLMYRAKIPAKHYEMLASSFNPVNFDADAIAQLAVDAGMKYIVITSKHHDGFAMFHSKASPYNVVDATPYAKDPIKLLAEACKRHGLKLGFYYSQSQDWHEKDAIGNDWDFEESEKNFENYLYGKVIPQVKEILTQYGEIGLIWFDTPQGISEKDVVKLKELVESLQPNCLINSRIGQGLGDFETLGDSQIPDYLKEGLWESIDTHNNSWAYSVLDNNWKTDTEIIDRFIRVLCKGGNFMFNIGPKGDGSVPQESLTILREVGKWVHRNAEAIYGSRPVDMGNQVWVEATQKPGKTYLFIRDWPTDGRVWLPGLTGEIEKASFLVNTQALSIGQSGKDRFLQVPSVSPDPKATVIVLDHSEPISFNAKQWVVPSKTNEFLAVKGKRKGVEYTEKVRWMEIFGDWQHFPILHEWEKKGSSAEWEFYSPETGQYILEIEYSCDMDSDLKEGLIGIDGDMRTFVPVYTGDTWDQQETEILRPMPRYMTRRIGLINIAKKGNHSLKIQLDDEDNGGWIRLSKIILTPAI
- a CDS encoding arylsulfatase, translating into MRPKLFLIIFLLTSVWALGSRPNVVFVMTDDQGYGDLACTGNPILQTPFLDALHNESVRFTDYHVSPTCAPTRGALMSGHYTNRAGPWHTIMGRSFLRPEALTFGQVFADNGYSTGMFGKWHLGDNYPYRPEDRGFQEVVYHGGGGVGQTPDYWDNSYFDDTYIHNGKSQKYQGYCTDVYFQEATRFIGESISQEKPFMAYIVTNAPHSPFHSPDKYWKPYTGKGISDEEAIFFGMIANTDENVGQLRAYLEEKGVSDNTIFIFTTDNGTATGQNIYNAGMRGRKASEYDGGHRVPFFLHWPEGKLAEARDIDQLTAHIDVLPTLIELCGLNYPLDYSFDGRSLAPLLYKNPTPWPDRTIITDSQRVRDPIKWRMSSTMTGQWRLINGTELYDIKKDRGQETDVSSRYPEVVKRLRSDYEKWWASISPGFEKETRIVVGNSAENPALLTGHDWITNDELTPWHQAYIRGGKPGTGTWYLEVDQAGRYEINLTRWPPSLGLSLQSDLSPGKPVPGLTAFREEPGKAIAIHSAILETNKDRHELKIDSGSHAARFVLDLDKGPVDLTGTFLHGPDSTPLGAYYATVRRL
- a CDS encoding alkaline phosphatase D family protein, whose translation is MKSLKRFLLQTLFLIGTLSSSAQNLAPLQDGVTRSWIGPEYFTNPLMNWRLSNGRIENTHGGWVNEVHALTHQLKEGNGDFSMRVRLGLMEGQSSSQNSPGFVGFKFGAVGHRNDYRSNILHDLESGFAEELIQEPPLQAGFSTDGRLLIGSAFSESLLNSTHMKDAVLELNVVYAAKVAKVRLTVSVSGKEIAFLESAIERESLSGNVALACHGLNPPMRKRRDANDLNHPKFWFSDWELSGEKFSSHPEQTFGPILWSQYTLHNNTLKLMAFFVPMEDEAKQTAELQVRSGSRWSTVAKSTIEPLSRAALFRVDDWDSTIDHDYRVTYRWNSTDGEALASWSGTVRKDPMDKETIVMVGLSCSHSELFPNQFLVENLLLQDPDLVFFSGDQIYETNGGYWTVLATEKEEVPRATLNYLGKFWLSILGFRDLLKDRPTVMVPDDHDVFSNDLWGKSGMAMGKDRCWGGYRMHPDWVNMVEYTQMGNRPDPYDPTPIEQGIRVYTTSLDVGGVSFALINDRKFKSAPGDVIDAMEPLFAMRGERNIPVMDTINEKEFDTRNLDREDLQILGERQLDFLRDWAQNGAALRAVLHQSPFCQPHHLMLADMDSNGWPQAGRNRALEVIREANAVMVNGDLHFASLVQQGIDDWEDAGWSFTLPAVLTQTHRAWRPGVQDKFFP